The Siniperca chuatsi isolate FFG_IHB_CAS linkage group LG2, ASM2008510v1, whole genome shotgun sequence genome window below encodes:
- the mrpl20 gene encoding 39S ribosomal protein L20, mitochondrial, protein MVFLTLSCWIRSRGPDRYWKVQEVLKHARHFRGRKNRCYSLAVRAVRRAFVYATKSRRLKKRNMRTLWISRIAAASREHGMKYPALMHNLTKSSVQLNRRVISDLAVTEPRSFLSLAKLAQTRQQEGFRAALGEGKEPPGVFSRVVLLQ, encoded by the exons ATGGTGTTTTTGACGTTGTCTTGTTGGATCAGAAGTCGTGGACCTGACAGATACTGGAAAGTTCAAGAAGTTCTCAAACATGCACGG CACTTCAGAGGCAGAAAGAACCGGTGCTACAGTCTGGCTGTGCGGGCGGTCAGGAGAGCTTTCGTCTACGCCACTAAATCTCGGAGGCTCAAGAAACGCAACATGAGAACG CTCTGGATCTCACGCATTGCAGCAGCCTCACGAGAGCACGGCATGAAGTATCCCGCCCTTATGCACAACCTCACCAAG AGCAGCGTTCAGCTAAACCGACGCGTTATCAGCGACCTGGCCGTCACGGAGCCTCGGTCATTCCTCTCGCTCGCAAAGCTGGCACAGACTCGCCAACAGGAAGGCTTCCGGGCGGCGTTGGGTGAAGGCAAAGAGCCTCCTGGTGTCTTCTCCCGTGTCGTTTTGCTACAGTAA